A genomic window from Streptomyces broussonetiae includes:
- a CDS encoding cyclase family protein — translation MTLPEEFHEIARRVNNWGRWGADDEIGTLNLITDEVLRQAATCVRTGRRVPLALPLQQDGVQTGMIPGRVNPLHAMVQINQELFGPGTVACSDDAVTMGLQAGTHWDALTHVSHSGKLYNGRPAHTVTAHGGAEFAGIDKARHIVSRGVLLDVARARGVDRLAGGHAVTPEDLDAAEELAGTTVRPGDIVLVRTGQVQVYLTGDKQGYGYPSPGLSVRCPEWFHARDVAAVANDTLTFEIFPPEIDNLWLPVHALDLVEMGMLQGQNWNLEELSTACGQQGRYAFLLSAMPEPFVGATGTPVAPVAIL, via the coding sequence ATGACACTGCCGGAGGAGTTCCACGAGATCGCGAGGCGCGTGAACAACTGGGGGCGCTGGGGAGCGGACGACGAGATCGGCACCCTGAACCTGATCACCGACGAGGTCCTGCGGCAGGCCGCCACCTGTGTCCGCACCGGCCGCCGCGTCCCGCTCGCGCTCCCCCTCCAGCAGGACGGCGTACAGACCGGGATGATCCCCGGCCGGGTCAACCCCCTGCACGCGATGGTGCAGATCAACCAGGAACTCTTCGGTCCGGGCACGGTGGCGTGCAGCGACGACGCCGTGACCATGGGCCTGCAGGCGGGCACCCACTGGGACGCGCTGACCCATGTCTCGCACTCCGGCAAGCTCTACAACGGCCGCCCGGCACACACGGTCACCGCGCACGGCGGCGCCGAGTTCGCCGGCATCGACAAGGCCCGGCACATCGTCTCGCGCGGGGTGCTGCTGGACGTGGCACGCGCGCGCGGCGTGGACCGGCTGGCGGGCGGGCACGCGGTCACCCCGGAGGACCTCGACGCGGCCGAGGAACTCGCCGGGACCACGGTCCGCCCCGGCGACATCGTCCTCGTACGGACCGGCCAGGTGCAGGTGTACCTCACGGGGGACAAGCAGGGGTACGGCTATCCGTCGCCGGGCCTGTCGGTGCGCTGCCCGGAGTGGTTCCACGCGCGCGATGTCGCGGCGGTCGCCAACGACACGCTCACGTTTGAGATATTTCCGCCCGAGATCGACAATCTATGGCTGCCCGTGCACGCACTGGACCTGGTGGAGATGGGGATGCTCCAGGGCCAGAACTGGAATCTCGAGGAGTTGTCCACAGCCTGTGGACAACAGGGGCGGTACGCCTTCCTGTTGTCGGCGATGCCTGAGCCGTTCGTCGGCGCGACGGGCACACCCGTGGCTCCCGTGGCGATCCTGTGA
- a CDS encoding ATP-binding protein encodes MQLEIRPDPAEVGRARRWARSRLAGLGIAADEPLAENLILLVSELVTNAVVHTGRPAVLRLSLPGAAAEVPQGAVASVTVRVEVADTSSRAPVPRCARGDATGGRGLALVACLADRWGWSPEGAGKNIWCELDRCSQPRQGAELAYGGGLSAYEGLAFEVV; translated from the coding sequence GTGCAGCTGGAGATCCGGCCCGACCCCGCGGAGGTGGGGCGGGCGAGGAGGTGGGCGCGCTCGCGGCTCGCCGGGCTCGGCATAGCGGCCGACGAGCCGTTGGCCGAGAACCTGATCCTGCTCGTCTCCGAGCTGGTGACCAACGCCGTGGTGCACACGGGCCGTCCGGCCGTGCTGCGGCTCTCCCTGCCGGGCGCTGCGGCCGAAGTTCCGCAAGGGGCCGTCGCCTCGGTCACGGTGCGGGTGGAGGTGGCCGACACCAGCTCCCGTGCTCCCGTGCCGCGTTGTGCCCGCGGTGACGCCACCGGCGGTCGGGGTCTCGCTCTCGTGGCCTGTCTCGCCGACCGCTGGGGCTGGAGCCCCGAGGGTGCCGGCAAGAACATCTGGTGCGAACTGGACCGCTGTTCACAGCCCCGGCAGGGCGCGGAACTGGCGTACGGGGGCGGGCTGTCCGCGTACGAGGGGCTGGCTTTCGAGGTGGTGTAG
- a CDS encoding acyl-CoA dehydrogenase, producing the protein MRFQLSEDQQALQAGVRRLLDRRFDREALRAAVGAPGRLDRALWRSLGEAGFFALRLPEPDGGVGLGLPEAALLFEEAGRALLPGPLVATHLAAGRVPGAATGETVVTAVDGQLVEWLEAADVVLGETVGAVAMRSVDPLTPLHRVPGTTPADPLAVLLTAAEQLGTAARVCELAVQHARTREQFGRPIGTFQAVQHLCADLLVRTEIARTAVYAAAVTADGADIAAARLLADEAAVRGARDCLQVHGGMGFTWEADVHLHLKRAWLRAARGGGGTQSEELLAARLAA; encoded by the coding sequence GTGCGATTCCAACTGAGCGAAGACCAGCAGGCATTGCAGGCGGGAGTGCGGAGGCTGCTGGACCGCCGCTTCGACCGTGAGGCCCTGCGGGCGGCCGTCGGCGCACCGGGCCGGCTCGACCGGGCGCTGTGGCGGTCGCTCGGCGAGGCGGGCTTCTTCGCCCTGCGCCTGCCCGAGCCGGACGGCGGGGTCGGCCTGGGGCTGCCGGAGGCGGCCCTGCTCTTCGAGGAGGCCGGACGCGCCCTGCTGCCGGGCCCGTTGGTCGCCACGCACCTGGCGGCCGGGAGGGTGCCGGGTGCGGCCACCGGCGAGACGGTCGTGACGGCGGTGGACGGGCAGTTGGTGGAGTGGCTGGAGGCCGCGGACGTGGTGCTGGGGGAGACGGTGGGGGCCGTGGCGATGCGGTCGGTGGACCCGCTGACGCCACTGCACCGGGTGCCCGGCACCACGCCCGCAGACCCCCTGGCCGTCCTGCTCACCGCCGCCGAACAGCTCGGCACGGCCGCGCGGGTGTGCGAGCTGGCCGTGCAACACGCTCGGACACGCGAACAGTTCGGCCGCCCGATCGGCACCTTCCAGGCCGTTCAGCATCTGTGCGCCGACCTTCTGGTGCGGACGGAAATCGCCCGTACGGCGGTGTACGCGGCGGCCGTCACCGCCGACGGGGCGGACATCGCCGCCGCCCGGCTGCTCGCCGACGAGGCCGCCGTACGGGGCGCCCGCGACTGCCTCCAGGTGCACGGCGGCATGGGCTTCACCTGGGAGGCAGACGTCCATCTGCACCTGAAACGGGCCTGGTTGCGGGCCGCGCGTGGCGGCGGAGGCACACAGAGTGAGGAACTGCTCGCCGCGCGGCTGGCCGCCTGA
- a CDS encoding acyl-CoA dehydrogenase family protein produces MDLSYTAAEEDFRARLREWLAKVLPTLPDRPSPDDWPGRRAYDLGWQRMLHDAGYADVHWDASPTTRLIFLEETERAGAPYVGANFVGLLHAGPTIAAEGTAEQRARWLPPVLRGEEVWCQGFSEPDAGSDLAALRTRARRDGDDYVVSGSKIWTSHAEVADWCELLVRTDPDAPRHRGITWLAMPMDAPGITVRPLRTLAGSAEFAEVFLDEVRVPVANRVGAENDGWRVTMVTLSFERGTAFVGEVVACRRVLRELARAARENGRWDDPVLRRRLGRLEGEFRALWRLTQWNVSVAEAGGGVPGTGASVFKLRYSHARQELYDAAADVLGPDCLDLDRPWVLDRLSSLSYTIAAGTSQIQRTIVAERVLGLPRGR; encoded by the coding sequence GTGGACCTCTCGTACACGGCGGCGGAAGAGGACTTCCGGGCCCGGCTGCGGGAGTGGCTCGCCAAGGTGCTGCCCACGCTGCCGGACCGGCCCTCGCCCGACGACTGGCCCGGCCGCCGCGCCTACGACCTCGGCTGGCAGCGCATGCTCCACGACGCCGGGTACGCCGACGTCCACTGGGACGCCTCCCCGACCACCCGCCTGATCTTCCTGGAGGAGACCGAGCGCGCGGGGGCGCCCTATGTGGGGGCGAACTTCGTGGGCCTGCTGCACGCCGGTCCGACCATCGCCGCCGAGGGCACGGCCGAGCAGCGGGCGCGCTGGCTGCCGCCGGTCCTGCGCGGGGAGGAGGTGTGGTGCCAGGGGTTCAGCGAACCGGACGCCGGCTCCGACCTCGCCGCCCTGCGCACGCGTGCGCGCAGGGACGGCGACGACTACGTGGTGAGCGGGTCCAAGATCTGGACTTCGCACGCCGAGGTCGCCGACTGGTGCGAACTGCTCGTGCGCACCGACCCGGACGCCCCCCGGCACCGGGGCATCACCTGGCTGGCCATGCCCATGGACGCGCCGGGCATCACCGTCCGGCCCCTGCGCACCCTCGCCGGGTCCGCCGAGTTCGCGGAAGTCTTCCTGGACGAGGTCCGGGTGCCGGTGGCCAACCGGGTCGGAGCGGAGAACGACGGCTGGCGCGTGACCATGGTGACCCTGTCCTTCGAGCGCGGTACGGCCTTCGTCGGCGAGGTGGTGGCCTGCCGCCGGGTGCTGCGCGAACTCGCCCGCGCGGCACGGGAGAACGGCCGCTGGGACGACCCCGTGCTGCGCCGCCGCCTCGGCCGGCTGGAGGGGGAGTTCCGGGCGCTGTGGCGGCTGACCCAGTGGAACGTCAGCGTCGCGGAGGCTGGCGGGGGAGTGCCGGGCACGGGTGCCTCGGTGTTCAAGCTCCGCTACTCGCACGCCCGCCAGGAGCTGTACGACGCGGCGGCGGACGTCCTCGGCCCGGACTGCCTCGACCTGGACCGGCCGTGGGTTCTCGACCGCCTGTCGTCCCTGTCGTACACGATCGCCGCCGGCACCTCGCAGATCCAGCGCACCATCGTGGCCGAGCGCGTCCTCGGCCTGCCCAGGGGGAGATGA
- a CDS encoding amidohydrolase family protein produces the protein MTELPRIISVDDHVIEPAHLFETWLPAKYRDRGPKPLTAGIGELAYVGGKYQITMDPAGQPTDWWIYEDLKFPYKRNIAAVGFDRDEMTLEGITREQMRRGCWDPVARLADMDLNHVEASLCFPTFPRFCGQTFAEAHDKEVALACVRAYNDWMVEEWCGGSGGRLIPLCLIPLWDVDLAVAEIRRNAERGVRAVTFSEIPTHLGLPSIHSGHWDPFFAVCQETGTVVNMHIGSSSQMPAASPDAPPAVQASLSFNNAMASMMDYLFSGVLVRFPHLTLAYSEGQMGWIPYALERADDVWEEHRAWGGVRDLIPEPPSTYYYRQIFCCFFRDRHGVASIDVVGRDNATFETDYPHVDSTFPHTKEVALDHVKGLDDETVYKLMRGNAIRMLGLDLDR, from the coding sequence ATGACCGAACTGCCCCGCATCATCAGCGTCGACGACCATGTGATCGAGCCCGCCCATCTCTTCGAGACCTGGCTGCCGGCCAAGTACCGGGACCGGGGACCCAAGCCGCTGACCGCGGGGATCGGGGAACTCGCCTACGTCGGCGGGAAGTACCAGATCACCATGGACCCGGCCGGCCAGCCGACGGACTGGTGGATCTACGAGGACCTGAAGTTCCCGTACAAGCGCAACATCGCCGCCGTCGGCTTCGACCGGGACGAGATGACCCTGGAGGGCATCACCAGGGAGCAGATGCGGCGCGGCTGCTGGGATCCCGTGGCGCGCCTAGCCGACATGGATCTCAACCACGTCGAGGCCAGCCTCTGCTTCCCGACCTTCCCGCGCTTTTGCGGGCAGACCTTCGCCGAGGCCCACGACAAGGAGGTCGCCCTCGCCTGCGTGCGCGCCTACAACGACTGGATGGTGGAGGAGTGGTGCGGGGGCAGCGGCGGACGCCTCATTCCGCTGTGCCTGATCCCGCTGTGGGACGTGGACCTGGCCGTCGCCGAGATCCGGCGCAACGCCGAACGCGGGGTGCGGGCCGTGACCTTCTCCGAGATCCCCACCCACCTCGGTCTGCCGTCCATCCACTCCGGCCACTGGGACCCGTTCTTCGCCGTCTGCCAGGAGACCGGCACGGTCGTCAACATGCACATCGGGTCCAGCTCGCAGATGCCGGCCGCCTCCCCGGACGCCCCGCCCGCCGTCCAGGCCTCGCTCAGCTTCAACAACGCGATGGCCTCGATGATGGACTACCTCTTCAGCGGGGTCCTGGTGCGCTTTCCCCACCTCACCCTCGCCTACTCCGAGGGGCAGATGGGCTGGATCCCGTACGCCCTGGAGCGCGCCGACGACGTGTGGGAGGAGCACCGGGCCTGGGGCGGGGTCAGGGACCTGATCCCGGAGCCGCCCTCGACGTACTACTACCGGCAGATCTTCTGCTGCTTCTTCCGCGACCGGCACGGCGTGGCCTCGATCGACGTCGTCGGCCGCGACAACGCCACCTTCGAGACCGACTACCCGCACGTCGACTCGACCTTCCCGCACACCAAGGAGGTCGCGCTCGACCATGTGAAGGGGCTCGACGACGAGACCGTGTACAAGCTGATGCGGGGCAACGCCATCCGCATGCTCGGCCTGGACCTGGACCGCTAG
- a CDS encoding class I adenylate-forming enzyme family protein, with translation MNETPHSLGTARTLWDLVVRRAGLTPGRPVLLQERRTLTFGELRTRAERVAAGLYGMGVRPGTVVAWQLPTRIETALLSLALARLGAVQSPVIPFYRDREVGFALRASKAEFFAVPGVWRGHDHTEMARRLGARGILEAYDTLPDGDPSVLPAPPAEGTSVRWIYWTSGTTSDPKGVLHTDRSLIAGGSCLAHALRLTPDDIGSIAFPYAHIGGPDYLVMLLLYGFPAVMFEHFALPDALAEYRRHGVTVAGGSTAFYSMFLAEQRKRPRTKVVPTLRLLAGGGAPKPPEVYHAVVRELGAQLTHGYGMTEVPMITMGDPEDTPENLATTEGRPPTGMEIRVVDGEIRLRGEAVCQGYLDPAQTAAAFDAEGFLRTGDLGRVTDSGHLVLTGRMKDVIIRKGENISAKEIEDLLAAHPAVADAAVIGLPDADRGELVCAVVEQPPDAAELTLPELVSYLRTQGLSVHKLPERLEVVTALPRNDTLRKVLKYKLRERFTQP, from the coding sequence GTGAACGAGACCCCGCACTCCCTGGGTACCGCCCGCACGCTGTGGGACCTGGTCGTCCGCCGGGCCGGCCTGACCCCCGGCCGCCCGGTGCTGCTCCAGGAGCGGCGCACGCTCACCTTCGGTGAGCTGCGCACGCGTGCCGAGCGGGTGGCGGCCGGGCTGTACGGGATGGGCGTACGCCCCGGCACGGTGGTCGCCTGGCAGCTGCCCACCCGCATCGAGACCGCCCTGCTCTCCCTGGCGCTGGCCCGCCTGGGCGCCGTACAGTCCCCGGTCATCCCGTTCTACCGGGACCGCGAGGTCGGCTTCGCGCTGCGCGCGTCCAAGGCGGAGTTCTTCGCGGTCCCCGGCGTGTGGCGGGGCCACGACCACACGGAGATGGCCCGGCGGCTCGGCGCGAGGGGGATCCTCGAGGCGTACGACACCCTGCCGGACGGCGACCCGTCGGTGCTCCCCGCCCCGCCCGCCGAGGGCACCTCGGTCCGCTGGATCTACTGGACCTCGGGCACCACCTCCGACCCCAAGGGCGTCCTGCACACCGACCGCTCCCTGATCGCGGGCGGCTCCTGCCTCGCGCACGCCCTGCGCCTGACACCGGACGACATCGGCTCGATCGCCTTCCCCTACGCCCACATAGGCGGCCCCGACTATCTGGTGATGCTCCTGCTCTACGGCTTCCCGGCAGTGATGTTCGAGCACTTCGCGCTGCCGGACGCGCTCGCGGAGTACCGGCGGCACGGGGTCACGGTGGCCGGCGGTTCGACGGCGTTCTACTCGATGTTCCTCGCCGAGCAGCGCAAGCGGCCGCGGACGAAGGTCGTCCCGACCCTGCGGCTGCTCGCGGGCGGCGGCGCCCCGAAGCCGCCCGAGGTCTACCACGCCGTCGTGCGCGAACTGGGCGCACAGCTCACCCACGGGTACGGCATGACCGAGGTCCCGATGATCACCATGGGCGACCCCGAGGACACCCCGGAGAACCTGGCGACGACCGAGGGCCGGCCGCCCACGGGCATGGAGATCCGGGTCGTCGACGGCGAGATACGGCTGCGCGGCGAGGCCGTCTGCCAGGGCTATCTGGACCCGGCCCAGACGGCCGCCGCGTTCGACGCCGAGGGCTTTCTGCGCACCGGCGACCTGGGCCGGGTGACGGACTCCGGGCATCTGGTCCTGACCGGCCGCATGAAGGACGTGATCATCCGCAAGGGCGAGAACATCTCCGCCAAGGAGATCGAGGACCTGCTCGCCGCGCATCCGGCGGTCGCGGACGCGGCCGTGATCGGCCTGCCCGACGCCGACCGCGGGGAGCTGGTCTGCGCGGTGGTGGAACAGCCGCCGGACGCCGCGGAGTTGACCCTGCCGGAACTCGTCTCCTACCTCCGCACGCAGGGCCTGTCGGTCCACAAGCTGCCCGAGCGGCTGGAGGTCGTGACGGCGCTCCCGCGCAACGACACGCTGCGCAAGGTGCTGAAGTACAAGCTGCGGGAGCGGTTCACGCAGCCGTGA
- a CDS encoding zf-HC2 domain-containing protein, with translation MNGAGRFEAHDGPEAHDGPEEYDGPEEYDGAQERPGEGGGLGEGGGLGEGGGSGRTPPGAGRPGPDGPPRIPTPRASVEDGGRPLPGLADPGDLPPVPFDLPHDVLKSLLGAWALAACSAAETAAVEDHLGSCGSCADEARRLREAVGLLHQPESLDLDPGLRTRVLESCLDRRPPRIPLPPWAAPYDAEAARLDALLQDFGDAEWHAPVRLRWFEDDGPTSRRTTVAGVIAHLLSVDGMIAVALGLEDPLAEVAGAGDPVASGPAGRTEAFWRTSRFPPTRSVRGPWREQSHGLVRTVSFTGSHAGGLPVSYGDFALPLHDAMLDRAFECWVHAEDIADAVDYPYEPPAPRHLSKMIDLAARMLPAALAERRRSGRSAPGPTPHLVTAGAPGRSLRLEIEGMAGGEWLIPLDSPAAVGSAEFEVAHVALDGVEFCRLAAGHISPEEAAAGQVGDRQAIRDVLFAAAGLSRM, from the coding sequence GTGAACGGGGCGGGACGCTTCGAGGCACATGACGGGCCCGAGGCACATGACGGGCCCGAGGAGTACGACGGGCCCGAGGAGTACGACGGTGCGCAGGAGCGCCCCGGCGAGGGAGGCGGCCTCGGCGAGGGAGGCGGCCTCGGCGAGGGAGGCGGCTCCGGACGGACGCCGCCCGGCGCCGGCAGGCCCGGTCCGGACGGGCCGCCGCGCATACCGACGCCCCGCGCCTCCGTGGAGGACGGCGGGCGTCCGCTGCCCGGCCTCGCCGACCCGGGAGATCTTCCGCCGGTGCCGTTCGATCTGCCGCACGACGTGCTGAAGTCGCTCCTCGGCGCCTGGGCGCTGGCCGCCTGCTCGGCGGCGGAGACGGCGGCCGTCGAGGACCACCTGGGCTCGTGCGGAAGCTGTGCCGACGAGGCCCGCCGGCTGCGCGAGGCGGTCGGCCTGCTGCATCAGCCGGAGAGCCTCGATCTGGATCCGGGGCTGCGCACCCGTGTCCTGGAGAGCTGTCTGGACCGCCGGCCGCCGCGCATCCCGCTGCCGCCGTGGGCCGCGCCGTACGACGCCGAGGCCGCGCGGCTGGACGCCCTGCTCCAGGACTTCGGGGACGCGGAGTGGCATGCGCCGGTCCGGCTGCGCTGGTTCGAGGACGACGGGCCGACCAGCCGTCGTACCACCGTGGCCGGGGTGATCGCGCACCTGCTGTCGGTGGACGGGATGATAGCGGTCGCGCTCGGCCTGGAGGACCCGCTGGCCGAGGTCGCCGGGGCGGGCGACCCGGTCGCGTCGGGCCCGGCCGGGCGCACCGAGGCGTTCTGGCGGACCTCGCGCTTCCCGCCGACCCGCTCGGTGCGGGGACCCTGGCGGGAGCAGAGCCACGGCCTGGTGCGCACGGTGTCCTTCACCGGCAGCCACGCGGGCGGACTGCCCGTGTCGTACGGCGACTTCGCGCTGCCGCTGCACGACGCGATGCTGGACCGGGCCTTCGAGTGCTGGGTGCACGCCGAGGACATCGCGGACGCGGTGGACTACCCCTACGAGCCGCCCGCGCCGCGCCATCTGAGCAAGATGATCGACCTCGCGGCCCGGATGCTGCCGGCCGCGCTCGCCGAGCGGCGCCGGTCCGGCCGGTCCGCCCCGGGCCCGACCCCGCATCTGGTCACGGCGGGCGCGCCGGGCCGCAGCCTCCGGCTGGAGATCGAGGGCATGGCGGGCGGCGAGTGGCTGATCCCGCTGGACTCACCGGCGGCGGTGGGCTCGGCGGAGTTCGAGGTGGCCCATGTGGCGCTGGACGGCGTGGAGTTCTGCCGCCTCGCCGCCGGTCACATCTCGCCGGAGGAGGCGGCGGCCGGCCAGGTCGGCGACCGCCAGGCGATCAGGGACGTGCTGTTCGCGGCGGCGGGACTGAGCCGGATGTGA
- a CDS encoding sigma-70 family RNA polymerase sigma factor, translating to MATKDVPPRWDRKMQQRLARGEAAALGELYDRFASLVHSLAHRVLGDEKAADTVTREVFAHVWEHPESYDPKQGPLRSWVAGVTHRLAVQRLRDSESAALPRGSGAAAEELERMVRRASVAARADFIVHSMPAPLRAALELAYFQRRDYRQTAADLGVTEDEARRRLRLGLQLLATAHDAGAPSGYGGAV from the coding sequence ATGGCCACGAAGGACGTACCACCCCGCTGGGACCGCAAGATGCAGCAGCGGCTCGCCCGCGGTGAGGCGGCCGCCCTGGGCGAGCTGTACGACCGGTTCGCCTCGCTCGTGCACAGTCTCGCCCACCGCGTCCTCGGTGACGAGAAGGCTGCCGACACCGTCACCCGCGAGGTCTTCGCGCATGTCTGGGAGCACCCCGAGAGCTACGACCCCAAGCAGGGCCCGCTGCGTTCCTGGGTGGCCGGCGTGACCCACCGGCTCGCCGTGCAGCGGCTGCGCGACAGCGAGAGCGCCGCGCTGCCCCGCGGGTCCGGCGCCGCCGCCGAGGAACTGGAGCGCATGGTGCGCCGCGCCTCGGTCGCCGCCCGCGCCGACTTCATCGTCCACTCCATGCCCGCCCCGCTGCGCGCCGCGCTCGAGCTGGCCTACTTCCAGCGGCGCGACTACCGCCAGACGGCGGCCGACCTCGGCGTCACCGAGGACGAGGCCCGCCGCCGGCTCCGCCTCGGCCTGCAGCTGCTCGCCACCGCCCACGACGCCGGAGCGCCTTCGGGGTACGGGGGCGCGGTGTGA
- a CDS encoding STAS domain-containing protein yields MAFNVTGVEQDGWAVLRVTGELDLMTSPVLRQRVHDVVAEGHHSLVVDLSDVFFCDSSGVGVLIAARRLIRSCQGRLRLILPDRGADGSASRASEVERGAGSHVNRVLGALGVRRLFDVRPDLDSATSEDAGPLSA; encoded by the coding sequence GTGGCATTCAACGTGACCGGCGTCGAACAGGACGGGTGGGCCGTACTCCGGGTGACCGGAGAACTGGATCTGATGACCTCGCCGGTACTGCGACAACGCGTGCACGACGTCGTCGCCGAGGGGCACCACAGCCTCGTCGTCGACCTCTCGGACGTGTTCTTCTGCGACTCCAGCGGGGTCGGCGTCCTCATCGCCGCCCGCCGGCTGATCCGCTCCTGCCAGGGCCGGCTGCGGCTGATCCTGCCGGACCGGGGCGCGGACGGGAGCGCCTCCCGTGCGAGCGAGGTCGAGCGAGGGGCGGGCTCCCACGTGAACCGGGTGCTCGGCGCGCTCGGCGTCCGCCGCCTCTTCGACGTCCGCCCCGACCTCGACTCCGCCACGTCCGAGGACGCCGGACCGCTGTCGGCCTGA
- a CDS encoding EF-hand domain-containing protein, protein MVSTEYERRIAARFATFDQDGNGWIDRADFSAAAKALLAEFAVPARSAEGQALYAGAEAFWQGMAGIADRDGDQRITREEFVTGAVKRLRDNPGRFAEIARPFLHAALAVAACDSDGRITVADTTRLLKALHVPDAVAATTAASLDADGDGVIGEAEVVPAFAEYFTIAE, encoded by the coding sequence ATGGTCAGCACCGAGTACGAGCGCAGGATCGCCGCCCGGTTCGCCACCTTCGACCAGGACGGCAACGGCTGGATCGACCGCGCGGACTTCAGCGCGGCGGCCAAGGCGCTGCTCGCCGAGTTCGCCGTGCCCGCCCGCTCCGCCGAGGGACAGGCGCTCTACGCCGGCGCGGAGGCGTTCTGGCAGGGCATGGCCGGCATCGCGGACCGCGACGGCGACCAGCGCATCACCCGCGAGGAGTTCGTCACCGGCGCGGTCAAGCGCCTGCGCGACAACCCCGGCCGCTTCGCCGAGATCGCCCGCCCGTTCCTGCACGCGGCCCTGGCGGTCGCGGCCTGCGACTCCGACGGCCGCATCACGGTCGCCGACACCACACGGCTGCTGAAGGCCCTGCACGTACCGGACGCCGTGGCCGCGACGACCGCCGCCTCCCTCGACGCGGACGGCGACGGCGTGATCGGCGAGGCGGAGGTCGTCCCCGCGTTCGCGGAGTACTTCACCATCGCCGAGTGA
- the purU gene encoding formyltetrahydrofolate deformylase has translation MSEQPAPVAAPAAQYVLTLSCPDRMGIVHAVSSYLFMTGCNIEDSQQFGDRDTGLFFMRVHFSAEESVTLDKLRASFAAIGDSFHMDWQINGADAKMRILLMVSKFGHCLNDLLFRARIGALPVEIVGVVSNHTEFEELVGSYNIPFHHIPVTKDTKSEGEARLLEIVREEGVELVVLARYMQVLSDDLCKQLSGRIINIHHSFLPSFKGAKPYHQAHARGVKLIGATAHYVTADLDEGPIIEQEVERVRHDVTPDQLVAIGRDVECQALARAVKWHAERRILLNGRRTVVFA, from the coding sequence ATGAGCGAGCAGCCCGCACCCGTCGCAGCACCGGCGGCCCAGTACGTCCTCACCCTCTCCTGCCCGGACAGGATGGGCATCGTGCACGCCGTGTCCAGCTATCTGTTCATGACCGGCTGCAACATCGAGGACAGTCAGCAGTTCGGCGACCGCGACACCGGTCTGTTCTTCATGCGCGTCCACTTCTCCGCCGAGGAGTCGGTGACGCTGGACAAGCTGCGGGCGAGCTTCGCGGCGATCGGTGACTCCTTCCACATGGACTGGCAGATCAACGGGGCCGACGCGAAGATGCGGATCCTGCTCATGGTCAGCAAGTTCGGGCACTGTCTGAACGACCTGCTGTTCCGGGCCCGGATCGGCGCGCTGCCCGTGGAGATCGTGGGCGTGGTCTCCAATCACACGGAATTCGAGGAGCTGGTGGGCTCCTACAACATCCCCTTCCACCACATCCCGGTGACGAAGGACACCAAGTCGGAGGGCGAGGCCAGGCTGCTGGAGATCGTCCGCGAGGAGGGCGTCGAGCTGGTCGTCCTCGCCCGCTACATGCAGGTCCTCTCGGACGACCTGTGCAAGCAGCTCAGCGGCCGGATCATCAACATCCACCACTCCTTCCTGCCGAGCTTCAAGGGCGCCAAGCCGTACCACCAGGCGCACGCGCGGGGCGTGAAGCTGATCGGTGCCACGGCCCACTACGTGACCGCCGACCTCGACGAGGGGCCGATCATCGAGCAGGAGGTCGAGCGGGTGAGGCACGACGTGACCCCGGACCAGCTGGTCGCCATCGGGCGCGACGTGGAGTGCCAGGCGCTGGCGCGGGCCGTGAAGTGGCATGCCGAGCGCAGGATCCTGCTCAACGGGCGCCGGACGGTCGTCTTCGCCTGA
- a CDS encoding SCO4402 family protein, with translation MTVQGSENSSRRGRRSSTMGGMPLSDMPWWRWRSNVRSALHMLSDQVFQRDVWLAGVDGYGDVTDAVYRLVEDTWLDNWSAEKYVGTIFRDSQEAALVDTAVLRVLRIMHQVGPDAPVAAYLEHQGWPEAVRAARDAHVRMSVSDGEDPETPPRTLEVLRIMTRTA, from the coding sequence ATGACCGTGCAAGGTTCGGAGAACTCTTCCCGTCGCGGCCGTCGCTCCTCCACCATGGGCGGCATGCCTCTAAGCGACATGCCGTGGTGGCGCTGGCGCAGCAATGTGCGTTCGGCGCTGCACATGCTCTCCGACCAGGTGTTCCAGCGGGACGTCTGGCTGGCCGGCGTGGACGGGTACGGCGACGTCACCGACGCCGTGTACCGGCTGGTGGAGGACACCTGGCTGGACAACTGGTCCGCGGAGAAGTACGTCGGCACGATCTTCCGGGACTCGCAGGAAGCGGCGCTCGTGGACACCGCCGTCCTGCGGGTGCTGCGGATCATGCACCAGGTAGGCCCCGACGCGCCGGTCGCCGCCTACCTGGAGCACCAGGGCTGGCCGGAGGCGGTGCGGGCGGCCCGGGACGCGCACGTAAGGATGTCGGTGAGCGACGGGGAGGACCCGGAGACGCCGCCCAGGACCCTGGAAGTGCTGCGGATCATGACGCGGACGGCGTAG